ATCCTATTTGCTGTGGCGATTGGTGGTTCGTGGGCTAAGGATCGAGCTGGCGGTGCCTTTGCAGCATTAATTGCATTTGTTTTAATTAACCGCATTACAGGAGCGATCTTTGGTGTTAGTGGAGATATGCTGGCTGATCCGGAAGCAACGGTTACCTCCCTTTTAGGTGCAGAATTAGTCGTTGCAGATTACTTTATTTCCGTGCTTGGCGCACCAGCTCTGAATATGGGTGTCTTCGTTGGAATCATCTCCGGTTTCCTTGGAGCAGCCCTGTACAACAAGTATTACAATTACAGCAAGCTGCCACAGGCGCTGTCTTTCTTTAACGGAAAACGATTTGTTCCGTTTGTCGTGATCGGCGGTTCCGTCATCGTAGCGATTGTCATGTCTCTTGTATGGCCATTTATTCAGGGACTGTTAAATGATTTTGGACAGTGGATTGCGAACTCCCGTAACTCCGCTCCAATTATTGCCCCATTCATTTTCGGTACACTTGAACGGCTGCTTTTACCGTTTGGCCTTCACCATATGCTGACGGTGCCAATCAACTATACAGAACTCGGTGGAACATATGTGATCCAGACGGGTGCCAGTGCAGGAAGCATGGTTTCCGGACAAGATCCATTATGGCTTGCCTGGGTAACAGACCTTTATAACATGCTTCAACAGGGCAATACAGCAGGCTATAATCAGCTGACTGAAGAAGTTGTACCTGCCCGCTTTAAAGTAGGTCAGTTCATTGCTTCATCTGCTGCCCTGATCGGGATGGCACTTGCGATGTATCTGAATGTCGATAAAGATAAGCGTAAAAAATACAAGTCCATGTTCTTATCTGCCGGTCTTGCTGTATTCCTGACTGGTGTAACAGAGCCGATTGAATTTATGTTTATGTTCGCTGCACCACTTCTTTATGTTGTGTATGCGATTTTGACAGGGGTCTCATTCGCCCTTGCTGACGTGCTGGACCTTCGTATCCACGCATTCGGTTTCATTGAGTTTTTAACAAGAACACCACTGATTATTAATGCAGGACTCGTTGGTGACCTGATTAACCTTGTTATCGTTGGTATAGTGATGTTCGGTGTGAACTTCGGTGCCGCTTACTTCCTGATCAAACGCTTCAACTTCCCTACTCCAGGACGTGCAGGAAATTATATTGAAGAAGGTACTGACGAGAAAACGCCTGCTAAATCAGGCGCTAAAAAAGACGAAGATTCACAGGCTGTAGCCATTATCGGACTGCTTGGCGGAGAAGAAAACATTGAAGATGTTGATGCATGTATGACAAGACTTCGCGTAACGGTAAAACAAATCGATCTTGTAGCGGATGAAAAAACATGGAAGCAGAACGGCGCATTGGGCCTTGTTGTCCGTGACCGCGGCGTCCAGGCAATCTACGGACCAAAAGCTGACGTGTTAAAATCTGATATTCAGGATCAACTGGGAGCCTGATCACATGAAATTACTCACGTTAAACTGTCACTCCTGGCAGGAGGAACAGCAGCTTGAAAAGCTTGATATACTGGCTCAAACGATTGCAGAACGCGATTACGACATCATCGCGCTGCAGGAAGTCAGCCAGCTGACTGATGCAGAGCCGGATGGCCCCTTTAAAAAAGGCCATTTCGGGCTGGAGCTGCTGAAAAGATTGAAGGCTGCCGGCAGAAACAATGATCAGATGCACTGGGCATTTTGCCATTATGGCTACGACATTTATGAGGAAGGTGTGGCGATTCTGACCCGCCTTCCGATTGTGGAAACAGACAGCTTTTTCATTTCCCAGTCTCTGGATCCGGACCATTGGAAAACGCGTGCCGTTCCGAAAGTAACTGTGCAATACGGAGAGAAATTGATTGATGTCTTTTCCTGTCACCTTGGCTGGTGGGGCGATGAAGAAGAGCCTTATGAACACCAGGTCCGTCAGCTGATGGCTCAGAAACATCCTGACCGCCTGTCATTTTTTATGGGGGATTTCAATAATCACGCAGGCTTGTCAAGCGAAGGTTATGATTTACTTCAGGAAAACGGACTAGTTGATACGTATCTACTGGCCGATGAAAAAGACAGCGGCGTCACTGTATTTGGTACGATTGCCGGCTGGGAAGGCAATGATCAGCCGCTGCGGATTGATTATATTTTTGCTTCTGAAGCACTTAAAGTTCGCTCATCACGCGTGATTTTTAACGGGGATCACTACCCTGTTGTATCAGATCACTTTGGTGTGGAAGTGGATATTGAGATGTAAAGATGACCGGGACTCTGATGGGTTCCGGTTTTTTAGATGTATATGCGTGCAGGGCTGAGAGGTCGTTCGGGATGTGCTGGCAGGCTATATGTCACTGAACTCACGAATTCCCGCGGAAGCTCACGAACTTGCCCTGGAACCTCACAAACTTCGCGGCTAACCTTACGAACTTGCAGCCGGAACTCACAAACTCCTCAAAGAAACTGACGAACCGGTTCCACACACACGCACTGCCAGACTTAACATCGTGACTCATAAAATGCCTCTTCAACATAGGTCAAATTACACGAAACTCACGAATTCCCGCGGAAGCTCACGAACTTACCACGGAACCTCACGAACTTCGCGGCTAACCTCACGAACTTGCAGCCGGAACTCACAAACTCCTCAGAGAAACTGACGAACCGGTTCCACACACACCACCTCCCCATGCACATCCCACATTCTTCCGTTATAATCAGACTTAACAAGCATTTGAACACAGGAGGATCTTCATGGACACTTTTGATATCGCGAGACTCGCTGGCGTATCCCGGAAAACGGTACAGCGCGTTTTAAATAACTCCGCGCAGGTTAAGGCTGAAACACGTGAGCGGATTTTAGCCATTATGAATGAACATAATTACCACCCAAACGTTTCTGCCCGCCGTTTAACAAAACAGAAAACCCACACCCTTGGGCTTTTTATCATACAGGATCCGGCTAAGCATAATATTTATGCAGATGACCAGTTTTACAGCGTGGTGATCGGGAGCATGATCAGTGCTTCTACTGAAAAGGGATATAACGTGCTCGTCACAACTGCTGATGTTCACGATCCGGCACCGGTTTTAAAGCTTTACCGGGAAAAAAGCATTGATGCGGGTATGATCATCAGCTGGTCGAACGTTCAGAATACCGTGGACGCCATTACGGCAGCAGGATTTCTGGTCGGCGTCTTTGATCAGAATAACCTCACCCATCTGACAGACGACGTACCTGTTCCTCTTTTGTTAAATGAGGAAGCTGCCTATTCTGCGACCCGTTATCTGATTGAATCAGGGCACCATGCTCTCGGGATGATTACGGGAGAATCTGAAAATAGGGCTTCTCAGGAACGCCTTAGCGGATTTCAGAAAGCGATGAAGGAATCGGAACTTTCCGGAGAGCAGATTTATCACGGATATTTTATTGAACAATCCGGTTATGAAGCCATTCGTGAATGGGTGAAAACAGATTCCCTTCCCTCAGCGATTGTGTGCTCCAATGATCTGATTGCGATCGGTGCTTTGAAAGCTCTGCACGAACATCACATTCAGGTTCCGCAGGACGTTTCGCTGATTGGATTTGATAATATCAGACTGACAGAATACACCAGCCCGGCACTGACGACGATGCATATCCCAAGAATTGAAATGGCTACTTATCTCGTTCACACATTAATTGACATGATTGAAGAATCAGCCACTGCCCCTTCACAATCCTTTCATGCTGTTCTGACAGAACGTCAGTCGTGTGCGTCCCGTTCATAATTTTTAAAATAAAGCATTCATTATTGTAAAAAAATGTTGTCAAACATAGTGAATGCTTTTATAGTTATATACAAATGTCTCACGTAGGACAAAATTGAAGGAGGGAATACAATGTTAAAAAAGACAGGCGTCTGTCTGCTTGCCATGTCACTCGCAGTACCTGGCGTTGCAGGCACCGGTAATGCCCAAAAAGACTCATCTTTTCAACTGAAGAATGCTGTACTGAGCAACCAGGTCATTGAAGGAGATCTTGTCATTACACCTGCCGCCGGAAAAAACATCACACTTAAAAATGTTACGGTGAAAGGGTCAACGTACATAAAAGGAAAGGCTCCTGAAAGCCTGACGATCACAGACTCTTCTCTGCAAAAGCTTTCCTTTAACAACTCACCACACGATACAGAAGTTACGGTGTCCGGAGATACATTCATCTCGCTGACAGAGCTTGAATCCGGCGCTTCGTTAACAGAAACAGAACTGACAAACGAAGGCTTTGAAGCGATCACCCTTTTAAACGGAACAAACGCTGAACTGAGCGGAGAATTTACAGACGTAACAGTGAAAGGTAAAAATAAAGGCCTTTCCAAAAAGGTAAATGATTTAGAAATTAACGGTATTGCCGACCGCTTATTTTTGAATGCGCTTACAGATGTTGAACTTCCTCTGGATAGCCTTGTCAAAGAACTTACAGTATCATCTTTAGGCGGCAAATCAAACATCTCCGGTGAAGGTTTGATTCAAGAAGCGAACCTTGAAAAGGCGATTTCGTTTAACGGGACGGCTACTGACAACCCGGATGATTTCATCACACCTTGGTCTCTCGTTTGGCACGATGAATTCAACAGCACTGAAATCGACCGTTCTAAATGGGATTTTGAGATCGGAAACGGCTTTACAGAT
The sequence above is drawn from the Jeotgalibacillus aurantiacus genome and encodes:
- a CDS encoding endonuclease/exonuclease/phosphatase family protein — translated: MKLLTLNCHSWQEEQQLEKLDILAQTIAERDYDIIALQEVSQLTDAEPDGPFKKGHFGLELLKRLKAAGRNNDQMHWAFCHYGYDIYEEGVAILTRLPIVETDSFFISQSLDPDHWKTRAVPKVTVQYGEKLIDVFSCHLGWWGDEEEPYEHQVRQLMAQKHPDRLSFFMGDFNNHAGLSSEGYDLLQENGLVDTYLLADEKDSGVTVFGTIAGWEGNDQPLRIDYIFASEALKVRSSRVIFNGDHYPVVSDHFGVEVDIEM
- a CDS encoding LacI family DNA-binding transcriptional regulator; translation: MDTFDIARLAGVSRKTVQRVLNNSAQVKAETRERILAIMNEHNYHPNVSARRLTKQKTHTLGLFIIQDPAKHNIYADDQFYSVVIGSMISASTEKGYNVLVTTADVHDPAPVLKLYREKSIDAGMIISWSNVQNTVDAITAAGFLVGVFDQNNLTHLTDDVPVPLLLNEEAAYSATRYLIESGHHALGMITGESENRASQERLSGFQKAMKESELSGEQIYHGYFIEQSGYEAIREWVKTDSLPSAIVCSNDLIAIGALKALHEHHIQVPQDVSLIGFDNIRLTEYTSPALTTMHIPRIEMATYLVHTLIDMIEESATAPSQSFHAVLTERQSCASRS
- a CDS encoding PTS transporter subunit IIBC encodes the protein MKKIFGSFDFWQKFGKALLVVVAVMPAAGIMISLGKLLAMLTGDIMFMQTVARVMEDIGWAIITNLHILFAVAIGGSWAKDRAGGAFAALIAFVLINRITGAIFGVSGDMLADPEATVTSLLGAELVVADYFISVLGAPALNMGVFVGIISGFLGAALYNKYYNYSKLPQALSFFNGKRFVPFVVIGGSVIVAIVMSLVWPFIQGLLNDFGQWIANSRNSAPIIAPFIFGTLERLLLPFGLHHMLTVPINYTELGGTYVIQTGASAGSMVSGQDPLWLAWVTDLYNMLQQGNTAGYNQLTEEVVPARFKVGQFIASSAALIGMALAMYLNVDKDKRKKYKSMFLSAGLAVFLTGVTEPIEFMFMFAAPLLYVVYAILTGVSFALADVLDLRIHAFGFIEFLTRTPLIINAGLVGDLINLVIVGIVMFGVNFGAAYFLIKRFNFPTPGRAGNYIEEGTDEKTPAKSGAKKDEDSQAVAIIGLLGGEENIEDVDACMTRLRVTVKQIDLVADEKTWKQNGALGLVVRDRGVQAIYGPKADVLKSDIQDQLGA